In the Oncorhynchus gorbuscha isolate QuinsamMale2020 ecotype Even-year linkage group LG05, OgorEven_v1.0, whole genome shotgun sequence genome, one interval contains:
- the LOC124035255 gene encoding transcriptional and immune response regulator-like codes for MSNYVVSSDSRRVSPSVHGNKFDTAHRKKAVPNIFENVNQDALMRLFQKTGDMKAEERVRSIFSFTQDPAETAKALMALKQRKKDKFLQIVGMVRHMLKLR; via the coding sequence ATGTCTAACTACGTTGTATCCTCCGACTCTCGCCGTGTCAGTCCATCGGTCCACGGGAACAAATTCGACACTGCGCACCGCAAGAAGGCAGTTCCCAACATATTCGAGAATGTCAACCAGGACGCACTGATGAGGCTGTTCCAGAAAACGGGGGACATGAAagcggaggagagggtgaggagcatcttctccttcacccaagaTCCAGCGGAGACGGCCAAAGCCCTGATGGCGCTCAAGCAGCGAAAGAAGGACAAGTTCCTCCAGATTGTAGGCATGGTTCGCCACATGCTGAAACTGCGTTGA